In Brevundimonas sp. SGAir0440, one DNA window encodes the following:
- a CDS encoding potassium-transporting ATPase subunit F yields the protein MTMIAMLWGAGALVVAVYMVAALLRPERF from the coding sequence ATGACGATGATCGCCATGCTCTGGGGGGCGGGGGCGCTGGTCGTCGCCGTTTATATGGTCGCGGCGCTGCTGCGACCCGAGCGGTTCTGA
- a CDS encoding Crp/Fnr family transcriptional regulator, with translation MRELMNRLSPGNRLIQGLNPDDRDALLAIATPVDFAPGHVFSEPDDPIEHLHFIDSGFCSSVAVLEDGRTVETVMIGREGVLGVVASVVPHHAHTRSVAQVAGTARRVDAAKFRALSAQRPGVRDAVADYMARLQGELEQSAACNALHHAGQRFAKWLLRCHDRVEGDTLNLTQEYLASMLGSQRTTVNEAAQGLQKAGAIAYSRGRITVLDRAALERAACECYRRGDDLQP, from the coding sequence ATGCGCGAACTCATGAACCGCCTCTCGCCTGGCAACCGATTGATCCAAGGGCTGAACCCCGACGATCGCGACGCACTCCTCGCCATCGCCACCCCGGTGGACTTCGCGCCCGGCCATGTGTTCAGCGAGCCTGACGACCCCATCGAACACCTGCATTTCATTGACAGCGGCTTCTGCTCGTCGGTCGCAGTGCTGGAGGACGGCCGGACCGTGGAGACTGTGATGATCGGGCGCGAGGGCGTGCTGGGCGTCGTCGCCTCGGTCGTGCCGCACCATGCCCATACCCGGAGCGTCGCCCAGGTCGCTGGTACGGCCCGCCGGGTGGACGCCGCCAAGTTCCGCGCTCTCTCGGCCCAACGGCCGGGCGTGCGCGACGCCGTCGCCGACTATATGGCGCGGCTTCAGGGCGAGTTGGAGCAATCGGCCGCCTGCAACGCCCTGCACCACGCCGGGCAGCGGTTCGCCAAATGGCTGCTGCGCTGCCACGATCGGGTCGAGGGCGACACCCTGAACCTGACGCAGGAGTATCTGGCCTCCATGCTGGGCTCGCAGCGGACCACGGTGAACGAGGCGGCGCAGGGGCTTCAGAAGGCGGGGGCCATCGCCTATTCGCGCGGCCGGATCACGGTGCTGGATCGCGCCGCCTTGGAGCGGGCGGCATGCGAATGCTACCGCCGGGGCGACGACCTGCAGCCCTAG
- the kdpB gene encoding potassium-transporting ATPase subunit KdpB, with product MTQITLDPREGGRASPLAGGLSGQMIGRAVGDAFVKLNPVKLVNNPVIFTTWIVALLSTLSAAAAIAGGQSAGFAVQLALWLWATVLFANVAESIAEGRGKAAADSLRATRVTTKAKLIVDPKTGSVVPTNASELEVGSIILVEAGDVIASDGEIVEGVASVNEAAITGESAPVIRESGGDRSAVTGGTTVVSDWIKVRITAKPGSTFLDRMIAMVEGADRRKTPNELALAVLLAGLTLIFLIAVVTLVGLGAYSGVDLDPMVLGALFITLIPTTIGGLLSAVGIAGMDRLLKVNVLATSGRAVEAAGDVDTLLLDKTGTITFGNRMATEVIPVPGVRPEAALAAAVMASLADETPEGRSIVELGRNAGVSVDQPAGAVAIPFTAVTRQSGLDVGKDSWRKGAVDAVLKDLNLTDGAAPAEFRQAVDRIARSGGTPLAVTQNGVLVGVIHLKDVVKPGVKARFADLRRMGLRTVMITGDNPVTAAAIASEAGVDDYLAEATPEDKMRLIKAEQAKGRLVAMCGDGANDAPALAQADVGVAMQTGAQAAREAGNMVDLDSDPTKVIEIVEVGKQLLITRGALTTFSVANDVAKYFAIIPAMFVLALPSLGALNVMRLHSPESAILSAVIFNALVIVALIPLALKGVKYRAIGAGALLGRNLLIYGLGGLIAPFVGIKLIDLLISGLGLA from the coding sequence ATGACACAAATAACTCTGGATCCGCGCGAGGGCGGCCGTGCGTCGCCTCTCGCGGGCGGCCTCTCGGGACAGATGATCGGACGCGCCGTCGGCGACGCCTTCGTCAAGCTGAACCCCGTCAAGCTGGTCAACAACCCAGTCATCTTCACCACCTGGATCGTGGCGCTGCTGTCCACGCTCTCGGCGGCGGCGGCCATCGCGGGCGGTCAGTCGGCGGGCTTTGCGGTGCAACTGGCGCTGTGGCTGTGGGCCACGGTTCTGTTCGCCAATGTCGCCGAGAGCATCGCCGAAGGGCGCGGCAAGGCGGCGGCCGATTCCTTGCGCGCCACCCGCGTCACCACCAAGGCCAAGCTGATCGTCGATCCGAAGACCGGCAGCGTGGTCCCGACCAACGCCTCGGAGCTTGAAGTCGGATCGATCATCCTTGTCGAGGCCGGCGACGTGATCGCCTCGGACGGCGAGATCGTCGAGGGCGTCGCCTCGGTCAATGAGGCCGCCATCACCGGCGAGAGCGCCCCGGTGATCCGCGAAAGCGGCGGCGACCGTTCCGCCGTCACCGGCGGCACGACCGTCGTCTCGGACTGGATCAAGGTGCGCATCACCGCCAAGCCCGGCTCGACCTTCCTCGATCGCATGATCGCCATGGTCGAGGGCGCGGATCGCAGAAAGACGCCGAACGAGCTGGCCCTGGCCGTGCTGCTGGCCGGCCTGACGCTTATCTTCCTGATCGCGGTCGTGACCCTGGTGGGCCTGGGCGCCTATTCCGGCGTCGATCTGGATCCGATGGTGCTGGGCGCTCTGTTCATCACCCTGATCCCGACCACGATCGGGGGCCTGCTGTCCGCCGTCGGCATCGCCGGCATGGACCGGTTGCTGAAGGTGAACGTACTGGCCACCTCGGGCCGTGCGGTGGAGGCGGCAGGCGACGTCGACACCCTGCTGCTCGACAAGACCGGCACCATCACCTTCGGCAACCGCATGGCGACCGAGGTCATCCCGGTTCCCGGCGTGCGCCCCGAGGCCGCCCTGGCAGCCGCCGTCATGGCGTCGCTCGCCGACGAAACGCCCGAGGGCCGCTCCATCGTCGAGCTGGGCCGCAACGCCGGCGTCTCGGTCGATCAGCCCGCCGGCGCCGTCGCCATTCCCTTCACCGCCGTCACCCGCCAGTCGGGCCTGGACGTCGGCAAGGACAGTTGGAGGAAGGGCGCGGTCGATGCGGTGCTGAAGGATCTGAACCTGACCGACGGCGCGGCCCCGGCCGAGTTCCGCCAGGCCGTCGACCGGATCGCCCGCTCGGGCGGCACGCCCCTGGCCGTGACCCAGAATGGCGTCCTGGTCGGCGTCATTCACCTGAAGGACGTGGTCAAGCCGGGCGTGAAGGCGCGCTTCGCCGACCTGCGCCGCATGGGCCTGCGCACCGTCATGATCACCGGCGACAATCCGGTGACCGCCGCCGCCATCGCTTCGGAGGCCGGGGTGGACGACTACCTCGCCGAGGCGACGCCCGAGGACAAGATGCGCCTGATCAAGGCCGAACAGGCCAAGGGTCGCCTTGTCGCCATGTGCGGCGACGGCGCCAACGACGCCCCGGCCCTGGCCCAGGCCGATGTCGGCGTGGCCATGCAGACCGGCGCCCAGGCCGCACGCGAGGCCGGCAACATGGTCGATCTGGACAGCGACCCCACCAAGGTCATCGAGATCGTCGAGGTCGGCAAGCAACTGCTGATCACGCGCGGCGCCCTGACGACCTTCTCGGTCGCCAACGACGTGGCCAAATATTTCGCCATCATCCCGGCGATGTTCGTGTTGGCCCTGCCATCGCTCGGCGCGCTGAACGTCATGCGTCTGCACAGCCCCGAGAGCGCCATCCTGTCGGCGGTGATCTTCAACGCCCTGGTCATCGTCGCCCTGATCCCGCTGGCGCTGAAGGGCGTCAAATACCGGGCCATCGGCGCCGGCGCGCTTCTGGGTCGCAACCTGCTGATCTACGGCCTGGGCGGCCTGATCGCCCCGTTCGTCGGCATCAAGCTGATCGACCTGCTCATCTCCGGCCTGGGTCTGGCGTGA
- a CDS encoding response regulator transcription factor: MRVLLVEDDADLSRQLKAALGDAGYAVDHAPDGEEAHYLGENEPYDVIVLDLGLPKIDGVSVLERWRREGKTTPVLILTARGAWSDKVAGFDAGADDYLTKPFHTEELLARLRALLRRSAGIASATLSCGGLRLDPRAARASVNGEPLRLTSLEYRLLHYMMMHQGRVISRTELVEHLYDQDFDRDSNTIDVFIGRVRKKVGSDRIETVRGLGYRLTPLAGESDPA, from the coding sequence ATGCGCGTGCTTCTGGTCGAGGACGACGCGGATTTGTCGCGTCAGCTTAAGGCGGCGCTGGGCGACGCGGGCTATGCCGTGGACCATGCGCCGGACGGCGAGGAAGCCCATTATCTGGGCGAGAACGAACCCTATGACGTCATCGTCCTGGATCTGGGCCTGCCCAAGATTGACGGCGTGTCGGTGCTGGAGCGCTGGCGGCGCGAGGGCAAGACGACGCCGGTTTTGATCCTGACGGCGCGCGGCGCCTGGTCGGACAAGGTGGCGGGCTTCGACGCCGGGGCCGACGACTATCTGACCAAGCCCTTCCATACCGAAGAGCTGCTGGCGCGCCTGCGGGCGCTGTTGCGCCGTTCGGCTGGCATCGCCTCGGCGACCCTGTCGTGCGGCGGCCTGCGGCTGGATCCGCGCGCGGCGCGGGCCAGCGTCAATGGCGAGCCCCTGCGCCTGACCTCGCTGGAATACCGGCTGCTGCACTACATGATGATGCATCAGGGCCGCGTCATCAGCCGCACCGAACTGGTCGAGCACCTCTACGATCAGGACTTCGACCGCGATTCCAATACCATTGACGTCTTCATCGGCCGGGTGCGCAAGAAGGTCGGATCGGACCGCATCGAGACCGTGCGGGGCCTCGGCTATCGGCTGACGCCGCTGGCGGGCGAATCCGACCCGGCGTGA
- a CDS encoding sensor histidine kinase codes for MTEATASKPNADGLHDWGRWFGRPGRSLTRRLIWLASAWILVALVISALVLTQAFQESALRRLGAMLNETIDEIVVGASRTPQGEAIPQIQDARTLRLLSGKYWQIMEVRPDGRLVSLARSTSLWRYDLALPADLPARLDAAFGDVITFNTTGPKDDAETREPLRVAASMKSIPRHEHPVIFIAALDRSDVDADTRQLARVTWIAFLILGLGLVSAVFIQVRIGLRPLFDLRNEIADVRKGKSARIGRSYPQEIQPLAEQVNRLLDHNQEVVDRQRTHVGNLAHALKTPISVMLAEAGTSEGDLPELVRRQTKIMQGQVDHHLRRARAAARAAHGLGETTPVAEVLDELAVMIEQVFRDKNVEIDWRAPDSLSFLGERQDLQEILGNLIENAAKFSERRVRVSAGGSGLGQMILVVEDDGAGLPADQRDTVMQRGARLDESAPGSGLGLSIVDDLTRAYGGRLMLSDSDMGGLKAVLELPAAQVD; via the coding sequence GTGACCGAGGCGACGGCTTCGAAACCCAATGCCGACGGGCTCCACGACTGGGGTCGCTGGTTCGGTCGTCCCGGTCGCTCCCTGACGCGCCGGCTGATCTGGCTGGCCTCGGCCTGGATCCTCGTCGCTCTGGTGATTTCGGCGCTGGTGCTGACCCAGGCGTTTCAGGAATCCGCCCTGCGGCGTCTGGGCGCGATGCTGAACGAGACGATCGACGAGATCGTGGTCGGCGCCAGTCGCACGCCGCAAGGCGAAGCCATTCCGCAAATCCAGGACGCCAGAACCCTGCGTCTGCTGTCGGGCAAATACTGGCAGATCATGGAGGTTCGCCCCGACGGACGGCTGGTCAGCCTGGCGCGTTCGACCTCGCTGTGGCGTTATGACCTGGCTCTGCCCGCTGACCTGCCCGCGCGTCTGGATGCGGCCTTCGGCGACGTCATCACCTTCAACACCACCGGCCCCAAGGACGACGCCGAGACGCGCGAGCCGCTGCGCGTCGCCGCCAGCATGAAGTCCATCCCGCGGCACGAACATCCGGTCATCTTCATCGCCGCGCTGGATCGTTCCGACGTCGACGCCGACACGCGCCAGCTCGCGCGCGTGACCTGGATCGCCTTCCTCATCTTGGGCCTCGGACTGGTATCGGCGGTCTTCATCCAGGTGCGCATCGGCCTGCGTCCCCTGTTCGACCTGCGCAACGAGATCGCGGACGTACGCAAGGGCAAGTCCGCCCGGATCGGCCGCTCCTATCCTCAGGAAATCCAGCCTTTGGCCGAGCAGGTGAACCGCCTGCTGGATCACAATCAGGAAGTCGTGGATCGCCAGCGCACTCACGTCGGCAATCTGGCCCATGCGCTGAAGACTCCGATCTCGGTCATGCTGGCCGAGGCGGGGACGAGCGAGGGCGATCTGCCCGAACTGGTGCGGCGCCAGACCAAGATCATGCAGGGCCAGGTCGATCACCACCTGCGCCGCGCCCGCGCCGCCGCCCGCGCCGCCCACGGTCTGGGCGAGACCACGCCCGTCGCCGAGGTGCTGGACGAACTGGCGGTCATGATCGAACAGGTGTTCCGCGACAAGAACGTCGAGATCGACTGGCGTGCGCCCGACAGCCTGTCCTTCCTGGGCGAGCGTCAGGATTTGCAGGAAATCCTGGGCAATCTGATCGAGAACGCCGCCAAATTCTCGGAACGCCGGGTGCGCGTTTCGGCGGGCGGCAGCGGCCTGGGGCAGATGATCCTGGTGGTCGAGGACGACGGCGCGGGGCTGCCGGCGGATCAGCGCGACACGGTCATGCAGCGCGGCGCGCGGCTGGACGAGAGCGCGCCGGGTTCGGGCCTGGGCCTGTCGATCGTGGACGACCTGACGCGCGCCTATGGCGGTCGGCTGATGCTGTCGGACAGCGACATGGGCGGGCTGAAGGCGGTGCTCGAACTGCCGGCCGCCCAGGTCGACTAG
- a CDS encoding TorF family putative porin produces MRKSFSKASGRNDAWFAAACIVGLAGLGLCSEAKAQDVSANVAVTSDYVFRGVSQTQENPALSAGVDLTRNGFYAGGWASNVDFGDDTDAEVDLYAGYRPEVAGYALDFGVIGYLYAGQPDGADYDYVEFKAAASRAFGPATLGAAVYYSPDFFGAAEDEATYAEVNGAVSPADKWTVSGAVGRQWVSSDLDYTTWNLGAAYQLTDTLALDLRYHDTDQHDFGDIYGARAVATLKATF; encoded by the coding sequence ATGCGTAAATCCTTCTCCAAGGCCTCGGGCCGCAACGACGCCTGGTTCGCCGCCGCCTGTATCGTCGGCCTCGCCGGTCTGGGCCTGTGCAGCGAAGCCAAGGCCCAGGACGTGTCGGCGAACGTCGCCGTCACCTCCGACTACGTCTTCCGCGGGGTCAGCCAGACCCAGGAAAACCCCGCCCTCTCGGCCGGCGTCGATCTGACCAGGAACGGCTTCTACGCCGGCGGCTGGGCCTCCAACGTCGATTTCGGCGACGACACGGACGCCGAGGTCGATCTTTATGCCGGCTATCGGCCCGAGGTCGCCGGCTATGCGCTGGACTTTGGCGTGATCGGCTATCTCTACGCCGGTCAGCCCGACGGCGCCGACTATGACTATGTCGAGTTCAAAGCCGCCGCCTCGCGCGCTTTTGGCCCCGCGACCCTGGGCGCCGCCGTCTATTATTCGCCCGACTTCTTCGGCGCGGCCGAGGACGAGGCGACCTATGCCGAGGTCAACGGCGCGGTCAGCCCGGCCGACAAATGGACCGTCTCGGGCGCCGTCGGGCGTCAGTGGGTGTCGTCGGACCTGGACTACACCACCTGGAACCTGGGCGCGGCCTATCAGCTGACCGACACTCTGGCGCTGGACCTGCGCTATCACGACACCGACCAACACGACTTCGGCGACATCTACGGCGCGCGCGCCGTAGCCACGCTGAAGGCGACCTTCTGA
- the kdpA gene encoding potassium-transporting ATPase subunit KdpA codes for MNMQGWGEIALTLGLAVMLGWPIGVYMSRVWNGERTWLDPVLKPVEAVFYGAAGVDPKRSQGWLGYAGALLAFNLAGFVLLYAILRLQGVLPLNPQGFAGVSPHLAFNTAVSFVTNTNWQSYGGEATLSTFTQMVGLTVQNFVSAATGATIAAALARAFVANRGEGVGNFWADLTRTTLYVLLPAALILAVALSGLGIVQSLAAHVMATGVEGGSQTLPLFPAASQVAIKQLGINGGGVFNVNGAHPFENPNAITNLLTAVAINVMGWAAFFAFGRTAMAGRDIRALAAAALILLSAASAAMYVIETQPAPALVAAQVDASVNMEGKEVRFGAPASTVWSVVTTGASNGSVNAMHASFMPLGGGLQMFLMQLGEILPGGIGSGIAIMVVMALLSVFVAGLMVGRTPEYLGKKIEAREIQFAMIAVLILPLAILGFTAVSAVFPTALAGLLNKGPHGLSEILYAYTSAAANNGSAFAGLTANAPWWNTTLGLGMLFGRFIPAVAVLAIAGSLVAKPKLAPSPGTLPTDNGLFIGLLIGVILILGGLQFLPALALGPIVEHFQVLAAVAGA; via the coding sequence ATGAACATGCAAGGATGGGGCGAGATCGCCCTGACCCTTGGGCTGGCCGTAATGCTCGGCTGGCCCATCGGCGTTTATATGTCGCGCGTCTGGAATGGCGAGCGGACCTGGCTGGACCCGGTGCTGAAGCCGGTCGAGGCCGTCTTCTACGGCGCCGCCGGCGTCGATCCGAAACGCAGCCAGGGCTGGCTGGGATACGCCGGCGCCCTGTTGGCCTTCAACCTGGCGGGCTTTGTCCTGCTGTATGCGATCCTGCGTCTGCAGGGCGTGCTGCCGCTGAACCCGCAAGGGTTCGCGGGCGTGTCGCCGCATCTGGCCTTCAACACCGCCGTCAGCTTCGTGACCAACACCAACTGGCAGAGCTATGGCGGGGAAGCGACGCTCTCGACCTTCACCCAGATGGTCGGGCTGACGGTGCAGAACTTCGTCTCGGCGGCGACGGGCGCGACGATCGCAGCGGCCCTGGCGCGCGCCTTCGTGGCCAATCGCGGCGAGGGGGTCGGCAACTTCTGGGCCGATCTGACACGCACGACCCTGTACGTCCTGCTGCCCGCCGCCCTGATCCTGGCCGTGGCCCTGTCGGGTCTAGGCATCGTCCAGAGCCTGGCGGCCCATGTGATGGCGACCGGCGTCGAGGGCGGATCCCAGACCTTGCCGCTGTTCCCGGCGGCCAGCCAGGTGGCGATCAAACAGCTGGGCATCAACGGCGGCGGCGTCTTCAACGTCAACGGCGCCCATCCGTTCGAGAACCCGAACGCCATCACCAATCTGCTGACTGCCGTGGCGATCAACGTCATGGGCTGGGCGGCCTTCTTCGCCTTCGGCCGTACCGCCATGGCAGGACGCGACATCCGCGCCCTGGCGGCGGCCGCCCTGATCCTGCTGAGCGCCGCCAGCGCGGCCATGTATGTGATCGAGACCCAGCCGGCCCCCGCCCTGGTCGCGGCCCAGGTCGACGCCTCGGTCAATATGGAGGGCAAGGAGGTCCGCTTTGGCGCGCCGGCCTCGACCGTCTGGTCCGTGGTCACCACCGGCGCCTCGAACGGCTCGGTCAACGCCATGCACGCCAGCTTCATGCCCTTGGGCGGCGGGTTGCAGATGTTCCTGATGCAGTTGGGCGAGATCCTGCCCGGCGGGATCGGATCGGGCATCGCCATCATGGTGGTCATGGCCCTGCTGTCGGTCTTCGTCGCCGGCCTGATGGTCGGGCGCACCCCCGAGTATCTGGGCAAGAAGATCGAGGCGCGCGAGATCCAGTTCGCCATGATCGCGGTGCTGATCCTGCCGCTGGCCATCCTGGGTTTCACCGCCGTGTCGGCCGTCTTCCCGACGGCGCTGGCGGGCCTGCTGAACAAGGGGCCGCACGGCCTGTCGGAGATCCTCTACGCCTACACCTCGGCGGCGGCGAACAACGGCTCGGCCTTTGCGGGCCTGACCGCCAACGCCCCCTGGTGGAACACGACCCTGGGTCTGGGGATGCTGTTCGGGCGGTTCATTCCGGCCGTCGCCGTTTTGGCCATCGCCGGCAGTCTGGTGGCCAAGCCCAAGCTGGCGCCCAGCCCCGGCACCCTGCCGACCGACAATGGCCTGTTCATCGGCCTGCTGATCGGCGTGATCCTCATCCTTGGCGGCCTGCAGTTCCTGCCCGCCCTCGCCCTGGGACCGATCGTCGAGCACTTCCAGGTGCTTGCGGCGGTCGCCGGCGCCTGA
- a CDS encoding sensor histidine kinase KdpD, with translation MPQTAPETPATSAVPRRKRGRLKVFLGMSPGVGKTYEMLRAARRRKAEGLDVVVGVVETHGRKETMSLLRGLDVMPRAPIEHRDRALMEFDLDGALARRPELLLVDEYAHSNAPGSRHPKRWQDVEELRDAGIDVWTTLNIQHLESLSDVILRITGVRQREAVPDSALTGADDIEVIDITPEDLRARLAEGKVYVPETARVASENFFKIENLTALRELALRRAAQTVDDQLLTHLRERGVSGPWAANERILVLVGGDAMTASLVRTGRRMSDMMMDAPWSVAHVERPSGSRADARSAGRLSEAFKLAEQLGGRPVTISGDDVVRAVLDHAHRNNVTQIVIGKTRGGRFAEWTGRALATELLRKAQGVAVHVVTEGDLAAPEPASKSGVRAALDWRGYPAGAGFVLAATGAALLLDTRFERVDLGVIYLAAVVAAGVLNGLRPALAAATLAFLTYNFLFLQPRYSFLIGSPTDFLTLLLFWGVALGTGALAGRVREQARAAQRRAAAVSALLAASQTLSAGQDRATTARSLAEQASAAAGAGAVVLLPDGEDIVLAAASPEGVTLASDAMAAARWAWTHGEVTGHGTGTLPQTHWRFQPLQGVRGRAGVAGVDASAVAAGSDEERLAMALLDQGAVALERADLAGQALETETLRRADRFRAALMNSVSHDLRTPLSTVLGSATTLIDYGATLKPEVRDDLLLSIREEAERLSRYVGDLLDMTRLEGGGLNVRTDWTDVRDILNTAADRVSRRLGQRKVTRDFPAQLSMVEADPGLLEQAVVNILENAIAYSPDGTTIELAAYEDRSAVVISIEDEGRGIPTAELERVFDKFRRMEESTDRAKGAGLGLAIAKGFVEAMRGRIAAASPIQDDADGKRGTRILISLPKSIATHPDLL, from the coding sequence TTGCCCCAAACGGCGCCCGAAACGCCCGCGACTTCAGCCGTTCCGCGCCGCAAGCGCGGGCGGCTGAAGGTGTTTCTGGGCATGTCGCCCGGCGTGGGCAAGACCTATGAAATGCTGCGCGCCGCACGCCGTCGAAAGGCCGAGGGGCTGGACGTCGTCGTCGGCGTGGTCGAGACCCACGGCCGCAAGGAGACGATGAGCCTGCTGCGCGGGCTGGACGTCATGCCGCGGGCGCCCATCGAACACCGCGACCGCGCCCTGATGGAGTTCGACCTCGACGGCGCCTTGGCGCGACGGCCCGAACTGCTGCTGGTCGACGAATACGCCCATTCCAATGCGCCCGGCTCGCGCCATCCCAAGCGCTGGCAGGATGTGGAGGAGCTGCGCGACGCCGGCATCGACGTCTGGACCACGCTGAACATCCAGCATCTGGAAAGCCTGTCCGACGTCATCCTGCGCATCACCGGCGTGCGCCAGCGCGAGGCGGTGCCCGATAGCGCCCTGACCGGCGCCGACGACATCGAGGTCATCGACATCACGCCCGAAGACCTGCGGGCGCGTCTAGCCGAGGGCAAGGTCTATGTGCCCGAAACGGCGCGGGTGGCCTCCGAGAACTTCTTCAAGATAGAGAATCTGACGGCGTTGCGCGAACTGGCCCTGCGGCGCGCGGCCCAGACGGTGGACGACCAGCTTCTGACCCACCTGCGCGAGCGAGGCGTGTCGGGGCCGTGGGCGGCGAACGAGCGGATCCTGGTTCTGGTTGGCGGCGACGCCATGACCGCCTCCCTGGTTCGGACCGGTCGGCGGATGTCGGACATGATGATGGACGCCCCCTGGTCGGTCGCCCATGTCGAGCGGCCCAGCGGATCGCGCGCCGACGCGCGGTCGGCGGGACGGTTGTCCGAGGCCTTCAAGCTGGCCGAGCAGCTGGGCGGACGGCCCGTGACGATCAGCGGCGATGACGTCGTGCGCGCCGTTCTGGACCACGCCCACCGCAACAATGTCACCCAGATCGTCATCGGCAAGACGCGCGGCGGGCGCTTCGCCGAATGGACCGGCCGGGCGCTGGCGACCGAACTGCTACGCAAGGCGCAGGGCGTCGCCGTCCACGTCGTGACCGAGGGCGATCTGGCTGCCCCCGAACCCGCGTCCAAGTCGGGCGTCCGGGCGGCGCTGGACTGGCGCGGTTATCCGGCCGGGGCGGGGTTCGTCCTGGCGGCGACGGGGGCGGCCCTGTTGCTCGATACCCGGTTCGAGCGGGTCGATTTGGGCGTCATCTATCTGGCGGCGGTGGTGGCGGCCGGGGTGCTGAACGGTCTGCGGCCTGCGCTGGCGGCGGCGACCCTGGCCTTTTTGACTTACAACTTCCTGTTCCTGCAGCCGCGCTACAGCTTCCTGATCGGTTCGCCGACCGACTTTTTGACGCTGCTCCTGTTCTGGGGTGTGGCCCTGGGCACCGGCGCCCTGGCGGGGCGAGTGCGCGAACAGGCCAGAGCCGCCCAGCGCCGCGCCGCCGCCGTCTCGGCCCTGTTGGCCGCCAGCCAGACCCTGTCGGCCGGCCAGGATCGCGCGACCACGGCCCGCAGCCTGGCCGAACAGGCCTCGGCCGCCGCCGGCGCGGGCGCCGTCGTCCTGCTGCCCGACGGCGAGGACATCGTCCTGGCCGCGGCCAGTCCCGAAGGCGTGACCCTGGCCTCCGACGCCATGGCCGCCGCCCGCTGGGCCTGGACCCACGGCGAGGTGACGGGACACGGCACCGGCACCCTGCCGCAGACCCACTGGCGGTTTCAGCCGCTGCAGGGCGTGCGCGGCCGGGCCGGCGTGGCGGGCGTCGACGCCTCGGCCGTGGCGGCGGGCTCGGACGAGGAACGTCTGGCCATGGCTCTGCTGGACCAGGGCGCCGTGGCGCTGGAGCGCGCCGATCTGGCCGGTCAGGCGCTAGAGACCGAGACCCTGCGCCGCGCCGACCGTTTTCGCGCCGCCTTGATGAACTCGGTCAGTCACGACCTGCGCACGCCCCTGTCCACCGTCCTGGGCTCGGCGACGACCCTGATCGACTATGGCGCGACCCTCAAACCCGAGGTCCGCGACGACCTGCTGCTTAGCATCCGCGAAGAAGCCGAACGCCTGTCGCGCTATGTCGGCGACTTGTTGGACATGACCCGGCTGGAGGGTGGCGGCCTGAACGTGCGCACCGACTGGACCGATGTGCGCGACATCCTGAACACCGCCGCCGACCGGGTGTCGCGCCGCCTGGGCCAACGCAAGGTCACGCGCGATTTTCCGGCTCAGCTCAGCATGGTCGAGGCCGATCCGGGCCTGCTGGAACAGGCCGTGGTCAACATCCTGGAAAACGCCATCGCCTACAGCCCCGACGGCACGACCATCGAACTGGCGGCCTATGAGGATCGCAGCGCGGTCGTCATCTCCATCGAGGACGAGGGACGCGGCATCCCGACCGCCGAGCTGGAACGGGTGTTCGACAAGTTCCGCCGCATGGAAGAATCCACCGACCGCGCCAAGGGGGCAGGTCTTGGTCTCGCCATCGCCAAGGGCTTCGTCGAGGCCATGCGCGGCCGTATCGCCGCCGCCAGCCCGATCCAGGACGACGCCGACGGCAAACGCGGCACCCGCATCCTGATCAGCCTGCCCAAGTCCATCGCCACCCACCCGGATCTGCTGTGA
- the kdpC gene encoding K(+)-transporting ATPase subunit C has translation MVNQLRPALVMTALFTLLLGLAYPLAVTGIAQVAFPDQANGSLVRDASGRVVGSSLIGQPFVGATYLHPRPSAAGDGYDAAASSGSNMGPLNPDLIARVAESAQTIRAEDGPGVIPADAVTTSGSGLDPDVSPAYARLQAARIARARGVPVQQVQSIIDAHIEGAFLGFIGQPHVNVLLTNRALDARFGAGG, from the coding sequence ATGGTCAACCAACTTCGCCCGGCCCTCGTCATGACGGCCCTGTTCACCCTGCTGCTGGGCCTGGCCTATCCGCTGGCCGTCACCGGGATCGCTCAGGTCGCCTTCCCGGACCAGGCCAACGGCAGCCTGGTGCGCGACGCCAGCGGGCGGGTCGTCGGCTCGTCCCTGATCGGCCAGCCCTTCGTCGGCGCCACCTATCTGCATCCGCGCCCGTCGGCGGCGGGCGACGGCTATGACGCCGCCGCCTCGTCCGGCTCCAACATGGGGCCGCTGAACCCGGACCTGATCGCGCGCGTCGCCGAAAGCGCCCAGACGATCCGCGCAGAGGACGGCCCAGGCGTCATCCCGGCCGATGCGGTGACGACCTCGGGTTCGGGCCTCGACCCGGACGTGTCCCCGGCCTACGCTCGGCTTCAGGCCGCGCGGATCGCCCGCGCCAGAGGCGTTCCCGTGCAACAGGTCCAGAGCATCATCGACGCGCACATCGAGGGGGCCTTCCTGGGCTTCATCGGCCAGCCGCACGTCAATGTCCTGCTGACCAATCGCGCGCTGGACGCCCGATTCGGGGCGGGGGGCTGA